In the genome of Eschrichtius robustus isolate mEscRob2 chromosome 2, mEscRob2.pri, whole genome shotgun sequence, the window GTTATGTGCTTAGTTATTTGTTCAGTGAGTGCCTGCACTATTTTAATGAAGCCTGTTCCCACTGTATTGAGAAGCCAGAGCTGGTATAGTGAATTAAGAATATGTAGATTatatgatcctgcagtcccactcctgggctaatatctggacaaaactataatacaaaaatatacatcCATCCGTAtgttacagcagcactattcacaatagccaagacacggaaacagccgaaacgtccatcaacagataaatggataaagaagatgtggtacatatatacaatggaatacaactcagccataaaaaagaatgaaataacgccatttgcacaacatggatgaatccagagattatcatactaagtgaagtaagtgagcaagagacagacaaataccagatgatatcacttacatgtggaatctaaaatatgtcacaaatgaacttatctatgaaacagaaacagactcacagacatagagaacacacctgtggttgccaaggtggagaggggatggggatggatgaattgggagtttagAAATGGCCgatgcaaactattaaacacagaatagataaacaacaacgtcctactgtatagcacaaggtactgtattcaatatcctatgataaactataatggaaaagaatatgaaaaagaatatatgtatttaactgaatcactttgctgtacagcagaagttaatacaacattgcaaatcaactatttttcaataaaattaattttaaagaaaagactaCAGTCTTTCACAACAGGTTCTCTGGCACATTTGTCATATCTTTCTCTTCCTAGCTTTCTATCGTCTCACAATTTACGTAAATTTATAGGCCTTGGTTATGTCATAAAGGAGATTATAAAAATACTACCTGGGATACTAAGAAgtgaatttatgtattttataaccCTGTCTCTAACagtgataaaagataaaatacaaaatcataaaaatgaccaataaggacttccttggtggcactgtggttaagaatccagctgccaatgcaggggacacgggttcaagccctggtctgggaagatcccacatgccgcggagcaactaagcccgtgcaccacaactactgagcctgcactctagagctctcgagccacaactactgaatccagagcgcctagagcccgtgctccgcaacaagagaagccaccacaatgagaagcctgcgcaccgcaacaaagagtagcccccactcgcagcaactagagaaagctctcgcgcagcaacgaagacccaatgtggccaaaaataaattaaaaaaataataaataaatttatttaaaaatgactaATAGTCTCCTCTTCTTACTAATATAACTGAATGATGCTTCTTACTAATTAAGTTTAGCTCCATGATGTTTTTGCCTTCAAGAAAATGTTTACAATcaccaataataaaataaattaaacctcctgaaagcattcaataaagaaaaacatcttGCTGCCTTGAATAGCAATCAAATCCTCTAACACAAGTGAAATTTCTGTAAGAAGTCCTTTTGAGCACCCTGTTACTGTTACACACCAGTCTTATAGGGTTTGTAatcatccttttttaaaatttttattgaaatatagttgatgtataatattgtgttaatttctcctgtacagcaaagtgattaagttatacatacatactttttaatatttttttccattacaggttattacaggatattgaatagttccctatgctatacaggaGGCCTTTGTTTAtctgcaatctttttttttttttaatgctattcttgtctgcttacattctttttatgtatgtatgtatgtatgtatgtatgtatggctgtgttgggtcttcgtttctgtgcgagggccttctctagttgtggcaagcgggggccactcttcatcacggtgcgcgggcctctcaccatcacggcctctcgttgccgagcacaggctccagacgcgcaggctcagcaattgtggctcacgggctgagttgctccgtggcatgtgggatcttcccagaccagggctcgaacccgcgtcccctgcattggcaggcagattctcaaccactgcgccaccagggaagccctgcaatcaTTCTTAATAGAATTTATTTCACCCCAGTATGTTACTAGAGCTGTGACCTTATGGGTCCCTGACAAGACGGCACTGAAAAAAACCATGATTTAACTTCGCAGATAAGAATGAGTAACAAATGAGTTTCATGACAAAAACtgtaacaaaataagaaaatggccTGAGGATAAAGTAGCTGACCTTCCATTCACAGGATAAAACTGACTCATACTGGGAtttcctggtggtacagtggctaagactccacgctctcaatgcaagaggcccaggttcgattcctggtcagggaactacgagATATGGCAACTACGAGTTCGCATACTGCAACCAAAGATccagcatgccgcaacgaagatcgaagatcctgcgtgcctcaactaagacccagcacagcaaaataaataaataaatattgggttggccaaaaagttccttcggtttttaagtaaaaatgaaagacaCATTTTCCATTTTCACCGAAAACTTTATTGAACAGcatattcaccattttgttccactaccttctgccatttttctggcaacttcataattccatctttccaaaactttttatctttttgagtaaAGAACTGTTCAAGGTGCCTTTtatacagtcttccagggaattgaaattttttccattaagagaattttgtaaagaccaaaataaatggaaatccgaaggtgcaatgtctggtgaatacagcagatgaatcagaacttcccagccaagctgtaacagtttttgcctggtcatcaaagaaatatgcggtcttgcgttatcctgatggaagattatgcattttctgttgactaattccggatgctTTATGTTGAGTGCTGcgttcagttggtctaactgcaagcagtacttgttggaattgatcgtttggttttccagaaggagctcataatagaggactcccttccaatcccaccatatacacaacatcaccttttttggatgaagaccagcatttggtgtggttggtggtggcttgtttcacttgccccacgatcttttccgttccacattattgtacagtatccacttttcatcacccgtcacaatttgttttaaaaacagaacgttttcattacatcTCAGTAGAGAATCACACACAAAAGTAcgatcaagaaggtttttttcacttaacttctgTGGAActcaaacatcaaagtgattaacataaccaagctggtgcaaatgattttcaacacttgatttggatattttgagtatgtaggctatctcccacgtggtataacgttgattgctctcaattaatgtctccatttgatcgctatcaacttcaactggtctaccccaatgtggagcatcgtccagtgagaaatctctaGCATGAAACTTGGTAAACGAATTTTGACaggtttgatcagtcacagcaccttctccatacactgcacagatttttttttgcgtttcagttgcgtttttgcctttcttgaaataatacagcataatatgccgaatatgttactttttttcttaCATCACCAATATTAAAAttgctacacaaaaattcaccaattttgatttttttaaaatgcttattgaTATGAGAACTgccacaatacaatctaacaaaattgttttgaatgaagttaaagacaacttaGTGCTACTagaccatcattttttttttaatttttaaaaaaatttatttttggctgcgttaggtatttgttgctgcacacaggctttctctagttgcagtgagcgggggctactcttcgttgtggtgcacggccttctcattgcagtggcttctcttgttgcagagcacaagctctaggcacgtgggctcagtagttgtggcttgcgggctctagagcacaggctcagtagttgtggcacatgggcttagttgctccacagcatgtgagatcttcccagaccagggatcgaacccgtgtcccctgcattggcaggcagattcttatccaccgtgccaccagggaagccctactagaccatcttacggaaaaaaacgaacaaaccttttggccaacctaataaataaatattttttaaaaacttactcaTATTGCATAATGATTAAATGAAGAAAGCTGCAAGGTTTTTCTAAATATTCATACATAAAATGGGTACTTTAACATATTCTTTGAGGAAATGAAAAGTAACATTTGTTAGCTAATGAAAGCTTCAAAAAGAGTtggtaaaatatttgaaaagactaCAAAAACTACTGTTtcacaaaaaaattcaaacagcttcaatcatgtaaaataaaatacaataaaaaacatGTTGGGGGATTATATTCAGCTACAAGTAACAGGAAACACCCATAGCCATCTTGACAGAAGGAGGTGCTTATTCTCACATGGAAACAATGGGTCACCGATGCCCCTGCACAATGCAGCAGAGAAACAAACTCCCATGTCATTCTTTTTGGCGGCACCATTGTGAATGTCATGGTGAGTCAGGAACACATATTTACTAGTATTATTAACAACATAAAGTGTTTCCTACACATATTAGACACTATAAAGATATAATCCAGAGAGGAGTGGAATCAGAGACTATTACCAAtcataaaatactgaaataactTTCGAAGTGGACACAAGAGGGCTTACAGAAAAAAGTCAAACTCTGATGGATCTTTGATGTGGAAGCTGTGAAGATATCAGGGGAAACTACATGTATATTGGAAATCAAACATTTGTTGGGGGTGTTGAGGACACTCTTGACTACAAGGACACAGAATCTTGAAAATAAGCTGGGAGATGGTGTCCTTGAAGCTCCTACGTATCTGCCTCTCTCCCAGTGTGGGGACTCCACTATCTGAAGAATGTCTTCTCTGCATCTGCTTTAAAATCACACACAGGTGAGCTGTTGGTGAATGCTAACATGGAACCACAAAGGGGATAGATTCTGGAAATTCTAGGTTCTAATATCATGCACAGGCAAGATATCTCCAACTCCAGATTTTTTGTATTATCACAAGTCTCACAGTCTATTCAACAAATACCAGTCAGAAGGAAACACAAAAAGCAAATAGGAAAAATCATAATTTACATAACAGTATACTCTTTGACATCCTAGTCATACATAAAATTTATTCCAAGTGTTTAATAGAATGGAAAATGGGAAAAGGCTCCTATAGGCACCATCAACAAAAAGGATCTTTCTCAGTAGAAAGAGTACAATATATACAATAGATTATAGACCTAGGAACTGCCACACAAAACTACTAGGAAATCCCAACAAATACCAAACTGCCATTTTTCAGTGGCCCATTAACAGAGAATGAATAgaacattataaaaatttaagCCTCACTGCATACTAGAAATACACTTAAATGCATCCATGAATCCAACAGGCTTCAGAAGTAAATAGAACAAAATAACTATCCGATTAAAGGAAAAATCACTACCTTTAAACGTTATGTACTATTGTTGAAAGACGAATTACAGAATGAATTCACATTAATATTCGTTTGTGAAATTAGTAGAAATCCACCATTGAAGGATACACTTGAAGAAGGATCCTGAGTAAACACAACatatttataaacttttttttttttttggctgcattgggtcttcgctgctgtacacgggctttctctagttgtggcgatagGGGGCTACTTTtcgctgcagtgcgcaggcttctcattgtggcagcttcccttgttgcagagcatgggctctaggtgcgtaggcttcagtagttgtggcacgtgggctcagtagttgtggctcacgggctctagagtgcaggctcagtagttgtggcacacaggcttagttgctctgcggcatgtgggatcttccaggactagggcttgaacccatgtaccctgtattggcaggcggattcttaaccactgcaccaccagggaagtcccataaactTTTAAAACAACTCTTTCTGGACttcactggcagtccagtggttaagactccgctcttCCACTGTacggggcacaggtttgatccctggttggggaactaagatcccccacatgctgcacagcctggcaaaaaataaataataataaacaaaaattttaaaaactctttcatATTGAAGGTTTTCTGGAACATTAGGCATAGATTACTTTCCATCAAGTTATCTCATGTTACTTACATTTATACTTCTTTTCCATGGGAGTTTTTATGTGTAATGATATCGACCAATTGAAGTGTTTCCCAGGCTGTTTACAAACAAGGTTTTATCTAGTAAATCCTTTTATGGTTTCATAAACTACTAAGATCAGAAAAGCCATTCCCACATGCGTcacattttatatgatttctgTCCAGTGTGCAGTCTCAGGTCTTTGAACGACTGAGAGGCAAATGAAGATTTCCCACATTCCTGTCATTGATAGGGTTTCTGTCCAGTGTGAATTCTTTCATGCACTTGAAAATATACGGAAGTGAAggttttcccttcatttttacattcatagggtttttctCAAGTATGGGTCCTTCGATGTATTTTCAAAACCGCTGGATATCTATAACTTTTACCACATTGTTCACATTGatatggtttctctccagtgtgactcctttcatgtgttttaagAGAACTGGGATTAATGAATACTCTCTCACATTCTTTACATTTATAAGGTCCATCACCAGTGTGTGTTATCATGTGTTTCTGAAGGGTTATTTTCCAtgtgaaggctttcccacattccttacattcatagggtttttctccagtgtgGATCCTTTCATGATTTCGAAGAGACCGGGCAGTATTCAATACTTTAGAACATGTTTTACACACATACGGTGTCTCTCCTGTGTGATGTCTTTTGTGTAGCTGTAAGGAACTGAAATGATTGAAGGCTCTACCACACTGCTTACATTCATAGAGTTTCTCTCCTCTGTgaattctttcatgtatttgaatAGTTTCAGGACTTTTAAAGGCTTTTCCACATTGTTTACAttgatagggtttctctccattGTGACTGCTTTCATGCATTCGAAGACAACTGGGATAAATGAATGCTTTCTCACATTTCTGACATTTATAAGGTAAATCTCCAGTGTGAGTTACCATGTGTTTTCGAAAAGTTGTTTCCCAcatgaaggctttcccacattccttacattcgtAGGGTTTCTCCCCTGTGTGAGTTCTTTTGTGTAGTCGGAAGGATTTTTGATATCGAAAGACTTTTCCACATTGTTCACATGCATAGGGCTTCGCTCCAGTGTGACTCCTTTCATGTGTTCTAAGAGAACTAGGAGAAATGAATGCtttcccacattctttacatttaTACACCTTCTCATGGTACTTTTGATACTCTCTTGGTTTGTCTTCAATGTGACATTTCATATGTCTATTAAAGGATGAATGATGCATGAAGACCTTTGCACATGCACTGCATTCCCATGGTTTTAAACCAGGAATTTTCTTCTTCAGATTGAGAGTTGGAATAAGGGTGAAGTTTTCTTCACAGAAAATATTGCCTTTACTTCCAGAGAGTCTCTCTACCATAGGACTTCTGTAAACAATGAGAAGAAGATTATTAACGATTTCTTTATTaagaaatcatttatttattgtatttattatgaTTTATAGGAACAGTGAGGTTTTCTATCTTGTGTGAATTGTTAGAAGTTGAATAAACTGAATGCTCTGCAACAGGACTTCACCTTTTCTATTAAAAAGTGATATTCAAATATAGGGTTTATTGACTGCACATGAACTATATTGGAAACAGAACATTTATatcacatttaagaaaatatttttgggaGGCATTTTCTGAGAATAACTAAATTTGAAGACCGggctatttgtttttgtttgcttctttaaaattttcagaatATACCATGATTCTCACAAGACAATGCTTTGAATTGTGGGTGTGACTTACCTTAATTTTCTCCCCTGGTTTTTGTACTGATCTTCAATGTCATGATCTTCCTGTTTTGTTTCTGAAATACAGACCCAGATAAATGATCCCAAAGTATTAGAAATGATAGAAAAATTATTGGATTTTAGGCCCATGATGAGCTCTGACCATGtctagtttcctttctttcttcttctcttttttttgggggggcgggtACTGTGCAgtacggcttgcaggatcttagtttcccgactaGGGACTGAACTGGGGCCACAGCAGtggtgaaagcgctgagtcctaaccactgcaccgccagggattTCCCTTTGATCCCCACACCCGATAGTTTCTTTACCAAAGTTTTCCCTTTCCACATTCCACATCTTTGAACAATATTGACAGGTAAGAAACACTTGTTCTCTAATTGACAAAGGGAGGAAATTTTTCATTCTTACCTACTGAGACCAGGTTCTGGAAGTTTTCCCGCATCACATCTCTGTAGAGTTTCCTCTGTGAGGAATCCAGTAAAACCCACTCCTCCAGGGTGAAGTTCACAGCCACATCCTCAAAGGCCAATGAGTCCTAAAACACCCAAAATAGGGGCACACTGAGATGCATGAGACTGACAGAAC includes:
- the LOC137759979 gene encoding zinc finger protein 709-like → MDSLAFEDVAVNFTLEEWVLLDSSQRKLYRDVMRENFQNLVSVETKQEDHDIEDQYKNQGRKLRSPMVERLSGSKGNIFCEENFTLIPTLNLKKKIPGLKPWECSACAKVFMHHSSFNRHMKCHIEDKPREYQKYHEKVYKCKECGKAFISPSSLRTHERSHTGAKPYACEQCGKVFRYQKSFRLHKRTHTGEKPYECKECGKAFMWETTFRKHMVTHTGDLPYKCQKCEKAFIYPSCLRMHESSHNGEKPYQCKQCGKAFKSPETIQIHERIHRGEKLYECKQCGRAFNHFSSLQLHKRHHTGETPYVCKTCSKVLNTARSLRNHERIHTGEKPYECKECGKAFTWKITLQKHMITHTGDGPYKCKECERVFINPSSLKTHERSHTGEKPYQCEQCGKSYRYPAVLKIHRRTHT